In bacterium, a single window of DNA contains:
- a CDS encoding class I SAM-dependent methyltransferase, whose translation MALYDSIGRGYGERRKQDPRIAERIAWALGSSESVVNVGAGTGSYEPRDRTLVAVEPSKVMIRQRPSEAPPAVRASATDLPFRDESFDASLAVLTLHHWPDISRGIEELRRVARKTVVILTFDTSVDGFWLTDYFPEILEVDRRMMPALSTIQHLLGTSKVFYVPIPHDCTDGFLGAYWRRPHAYLDAGIRSAISVLSLIGSLEPGVSRLRADLESGAWRRQYRHLLDRSEIDLGFRLVVA comes from the coding sequence ATGGCACTCTACGACTCGATCGGCCGCGGGTATGGCGAGCGGCGGAAGCAAGACCCCCGGATCGCTGAGCGAATCGCCTGGGCGTTGGGGAGTTCTGAGAGCGTCGTCAACGTCGGCGCAGGCACGGGCTCCTACGAGCCGCGTGATCGCACACTCGTCGCAGTGGAGCCATCCAAGGTGATGATTCGTCAGCGGCCATCCGAGGCGCCGCCTGCGGTGCGCGCTTCGGCGACCGATCTTCCCTTCCGTGACGAGAGCTTCGACGCGTCGCTCGCGGTCCTCACACTCCACCATTGGCCCGACATCTCGCGGGGCATCGAGGAACTAAGGCGCGTTGCCCGAAAAACGGTGGTCATTCTTACCTTCGACACGTCCGTGGATGGTTTCTGGCTCACGGACTACTTTCCAGAGATTCTGGAGGTAGATCGCCGCATGATGCCGGCGCTGTCGACAATCCAACATCTCCTGGGCACGTCGAAGGTCTTCTATGTTCCCATTCCACATGACTGCACGGATGGATTTCTCGGAGCGTACTGGCGGCGCCCGCATGCCTATCTCGACGCCGGAATTCGATCGGCCATTTCCGTTCTTTCCCTGATTGGAAGTCTGGAGCCGGGCGTCTCCAGGCTTCGAGCCGATCTCGAATCGGGCGCCTGGCGCCGCCAGTATCGCCACCTCCTCGATCGCTCTGAGATCGATCTTGGATTTAGGCTGGTCGTTGCCTAA
- a CDS encoding methyltransferase domain-containing protein: protein MARSAGYSSRFLAWAYAAASPLYDLIVWWGFLPLGGERRCRREFVRWMRLEPRMRVASLCCGTGTMERAILEEAPLVEITGVDLGSGQLARARRLDPHSRVSYVQADATASGLDSGAYDRVLISLALHEMTRPTRLGVLREARRLCAPTGRVVAIEHGRPTTRRSRLLRALWWFFWIPGNPEVPTSRDLRARGLDREMAESRLEVEAHETTSPDWIEAFIASPTASA, encoded by the coding sequence ATGGCTCGGTCGGCAGGCTATTCGAGTCGTTTTCTTGCTTGGGCTTACGCGGCCGCGAGCCCGCTCTACGACCTCATCGTCTGGTGGGGGTTTCTGCCACTCGGCGGCGAGCGGCGATGCCGCCGCGAGTTCGTGCGTTGGATGCGTCTCGAGCCCCGCATGCGAGTCGCATCGCTCTGTTGTGGTACGGGGACGATGGAGCGCGCGATCCTGGAAGAAGCGCCGCTCGTAGAGATCACGGGTGTAGACCTGGGATCAGGTCAACTGGCCCGAGCTCGGAGGCTCGATCCCCACTCGCGTGTCAGCTACGTCCAGGCAGATGCGACTGCGAGCGGACTCGACAGCGGGGCCTATGATCGAGTGCTGATCTCGCTTGCACTTCACGAAATGACGAGGCCGACCCGCCTTGGTGTGCTCCGTGAGGCGCGGCGGTTGTGCGCGCCGACCGGAAGAGTTGTTGCAATCGAGCATGGACGACCAACGACTCGGCGTTCGCGCCTTCTTCGAGCGCTCTGGTGGTTCTTCTGGATACCCGGAAACCCCGAGGTGCCTACCTCCCGAGACTTGCGGGCGCGAGGCCTGGACCGGGAGATGGCAGAGAGCCGGCTCGAAGTCGAGGCGCATGAGACCACGAGCCCCGATTGGATTGAGGCGTTCATCGCATCTCCGACCGCTTCCGCCTAG